A genomic region of Bubalus kerabau isolate K-KA32 ecotype Philippines breed swamp buffalo chromosome 10, PCC_UOA_SB_1v2, whole genome shotgun sequence contains the following coding sequences:
- the LOC129621860 gene encoding SCAN domain-containing protein 1-like produces the protein METEGYPEMQRDGEVQNDEIRSPPNERMAEEPEGILIAPPQVQVPPESLDEDSEDDLETVPRRSPLNPAASRQRFREFRYEDAAGPRDVLRHLQELAGQWLRPDIHTKEQIVEMLVQEQFQAVLPEELRAWALRCQPGVRITG, from the coding sequence ATGGAAACTGAAGGGTATCCAGAGATGCAAAGAGATGGAGAAGTCCAGAATGATGAAATAAGGTCACCACCAAATGAGAGGATGGCTGAGGAGCCAGAAGGCATCCTGATAGCGCCGCCCCAGGTCCAGGTTCCGCCAGAGAGCCTGGATGAAGACTCTGAAGATGACCTGGAGACCGTGCCCCGAAGGAGTCCTCTCAACCCTGCAGCCTCCAGGCAGAGGTTCCGGGAGTTCCGCTATGAAGATGCGGCTGGGCCCAGGGATGTCCTGAgacatctccaggagcttgctggACAGTGGCTGCGACCTGATATTCACACGAAGGAGCAGATTGTGGAAATGCTGGTGCAGGAGCAGTTCCAGGCCGTCCTCCCTGAGGAGCTCAGAGCTTGGGCACTGAGGTGTCAGCCTGGGGTCAGAATCACCGGCTAA